From Daphnia pulicaria isolate SC F1-1A chromosome 4, SC_F0-13Bv2, whole genome shotgun sequence, one genomic window encodes:
- the LOC124336811 gene encoding beta-1,3-glucan-binding protein-like codes for MKHLLLVFSILQCFVISVFAQNLIFEENFNDFNRTRWMHLITAWRGGNSEFQYYTNRPENSYVKNGMLFIKPTLTADRFDNNFLYSGTLDLNKEGCNINWENGCSVTAGAEIINPIQSARLVTSNSFSFTYGTVEVRAKMPRGDWIWPAIWMLPTDSAYGSWPRSGEIDIVEIRGNADLTCNDGQGKIGNSKMFSTLHWGPGFSQNMFQKTSWAKSLTDGSTFSSGFHVYRFEWLSTGITFKVDGQVIGSVSPPAGGFWELSGLTGTNPWASGTKMAPFDKIDFTSFLMLLLEVIFSPMAV; via the exons ATGAAGCACTTATTGTTGGTCTTTTCAATTCTACAATGTTTCGTGATATCTGTTTTCgctcaaaatttgattttcgaagaaaatttcaatgacttcAATCGCACCCGCTGGATGCATTTGATCACCGCTTGGCGAGGTGGAAATAGCGAGTTCCAGTATTACACTAACCGCCCTGAAAATAG TTATGTCAAAAACGGAATGCTGTTCATTAAACCAACGCTGACTGCCGACCGTTTtgataacaattttctttactCCGGCACTCTCGATTTGAATAAAGAAGGTTGCAACATCAACTGGGAAAACGGTTGTTCAGT AACCGCCGGTGCAGAAATCATCAATCCAATTCAATCAGCGCGACTTGTAACAAGCAATTCGTTCAGTTTTACATATGGAACGGTAGAGGTTCGCGCTAAAATGCCCCGCGGGGATTGGATTTGGCCTG cgaTTTGGATGTTGCCAACTGACTCCGCCTACGGGAGCTGGCCACGTTCTGGTGAGATTGACATCGTCGAAATTCGTGGAAATGCTGATTTGACTTGCAATGATGGACAAGGCAAAATTGGAAACAGCAAAATGTTTTCTACTCTTCACTGGGGTCCGGGTTTTTCCCAAAATATGTTCCAAAAGACTTCATGGGCAAA GTCTTTGACGGATGGGAGTACCTTCTCGTCTGGCTTCCATGTCTACCGTTTTGAATGGCTTTCTACTGGCATTACATTTAAGGTGGACGGACAGGTAATTGGCTCTGTGTCTCCCCCAGCCGGAGGATTCTGGGAGTTGTCGGGACTGACCGGAACTAATCCATGGGCATCAGGAACTAAAATGGCTCCCTTCGACAAGATCGA tttcaCTTCGTTCTTAATGTTGCTGTTGGAGGTAATTTTTTCCCCGATGGCTGTGTAA
- the LOC124336813 gene encoding uncharacterized protein LOC124336813 isoform X2 yields MTTVGSTFCWKALILILVIGNSAAIVWNGDGTNTRWALQCDFIGRDFKNQISPGDRCGSLCKENSPCSHFTWTNYNGGTCWMKSGYVSEFDAVSKTNDGAVCGFLKTTWRPLLRNAEELAYQTRNVVTSLGQTIKAVLAG; encoded by the exons ATGACAACTGTTGGATCGACTTTCTGCTGGAAAGCCTTGATTCTGATTTTAGTTATCGGGAATTCGGCTGCTATTGTTTGGAACGGAGATGGAACCAACACACGCTGGGCACTCCAGTGTGACTTTATAGGCCGAGATTTCAAGAATCAGATTAGCCCTGGAGACCGATGCGGATCGCTTTGCAAGGAGAATTCTCCCTGCAGCCACTTTACCTGGACCAATTATAAC GGGGGAACCTGCTGGATGAAATCTGGCTATGTGTCAGAATTCGACGCCGTGTCAAAAACAAATGATGGTGCGGTTTGCGGATTTCTTAAGACAACG TGGCGACCGCTGCTGAGAAATGCGGAGGAACTTGCCTATCAAACCCGGAATGTAGTCACTTCACTTGGACAAACTATCAA GGCGGTACTTGCTGGTTGA
- the LOC124336813 gene encoding uncharacterized protein LOC124336813 isoform X1 yields the protein MTTVGSTFCWKALILILVIGNSAAIVWNGDGTNTRWALQCDFIGRDFKNQISPGDRCGSLCKENSPCSHFTWTNYNGGTCWMKSGYVSEFDAVSKTNDGAVCGFLKTTVSPPASAWKDEGTLKWALNCDFLGRDLMAVATAAEKCGGTCLSNPECSHFTWTNYQGGTCWLKKNGASDCDAVVKTDSGAVCGFLKF from the exons ATGACAACTGTTGGATCGACTTTCTGCTGGAAAGCCTTGATTCTGATTTTAGTTATCGGGAATTCGGCTGCTATTGTTTGGAACGGAGATGGAACCAACACACGCTGGGCACTCCAGTGTGACTTTATAGGCCGAGATTTCAAGAATCAGATTAGCCCTGGAGACCGATGCGGATCGCTTTGCAAGGAGAATTCTCCCTGCAGCCACTTTACCTGGACCAATTATAAC GGGGGAACCTGCTGGATGAAATCTGGCTATGTGTCAGAATTCGACGCCGTGTCAAAAACAAATGATGGTGCGGTTTGCGGATTTCTTAAGACAACGGTCAGTCCACCGGCCAGTGCATGGAAAGATGAGGGAACCCTAAAATGGGCATTAAATTGCGATTTTTTAGGTCGGGATTTGATGGCAGTGGCGACCGCTGCTGAGAAATGCGGAGGAACTTGCCTATCAAACCCGGAATGTAGTCACTTCACTTGGACAAACTATCAA GGCGGTACTTGCTGGTTGAAAAAGAACGGCGCTTCGGATTGTGACGCCGTTGTGAAAACAGATTCCGGCGCAGTATGcggtttcttgaaattttaa
- the LOC124336808 gene encoding uncharacterized protein LOC124336808 — MKSLSGQTEREPSPSVETYWVVDVFGQNDKVKRKSRRPPTFNPEDYVVFLRKVLTTTNANGGMSSAVDKLYGKDSQMSSEMRSKLSHSVSVSSSGDRDGRPNNKQSPDVSDILKKLRLDLFFSFASFCKEFVGETCDGIALLMDMLRTIQMAQVELNGSNKELSNVRANRRSLIRNASADELEVLLSLYQLCLANGHVPGKDHGLSRLLAHNAGFYGLALALVSNLTRTRSLALQLMTALCKMPGGHSRVSEALTTLRLNMGESVRLKLLSGIVNSTASRVESLIESTEDGLTGGGDVAYNTDSSLRFLVEAMAFLNSFVQSASDLRNQVVIQWEVEEASLNIHALAQVADTVRSPLAAQLRQELSVWSENQINIALLLDRLTNVTSTNEALRKDLLSLRSRLLALESEKKRFSEFENDMKKRCADLETELTTMRDTHPITSSSSVGIQATDIRMEDKLESNSRPLHDWYHTTGSHMSYDDEDYDIDDVIEELNNIVNSAESDMNTEKNSSSNCGSTTKDSGSFTEEHLVPKYLPRPPPRPEAKKSLTNSPNAVHLDDLTGETSDFPMATVISGTPESNQISSDSDMDEPGPTEISRKKITQSFFRQNNKLDNENECEDEKAFNSSVCESDWDKTQILRRNIRKSFGSVEGSSRGISIEDMTEDKIKPDILRAIPTRLFHKSWDVLEARSPMYTDDMIINNSSANMQDGPILPTTRRRHASVDNLNALQRESPIFIHPMVHHPNLRDRATEEMLMFEHQQQQRFLMGHSPLSQHMYRHPEHFHDSPMSPVDPTAHLGDLQVGDVFSFPGQYSGHSGRASSRTTDHSSRKSKRNHEIDNPSNSKPGSRNSFAFASLIPGFIKSSFGSSRDSSSKSSREEWENFHAEKVLMKDYRQHFQPHQSILPSVLRHSTDLEMNPAEFWPPSFQAMPFRNIPQQLSDTDPRRSQRNRSIRLSSPTQMGRGIHTNANRIAKLMDHPSGMY, encoded by the exons CGCAAATCCCGCCGTCCGCCGACCTTCAATCCGGAGGATTACGTGGTTTTTCTGCGCAAGGTGCTCACCACGACCAACGCCAATGGAGGCATGAGCTCGGCCGTCGACAAACTCTACGGCAAGGACTCGCAGATGAGCTCAGAGATGCGGTCGAAACTTTCCCACAGCGTCTCCGTGTCATCGAGCGGCGATCGTGACGGCCgaccaaacaacaaacaatccCCCGACGTGTCGGATATCCTCAAGAAACTCCGTTTGGACTTGTTTTTCTCGTTCGCCAG CTTCTGCAAGGAATTCGTTGGCGAGACGTGCGACGGCATCGCTCTCTTAATGGACATGCTGCGCACCATTCAAATGGCTCAAGTCGAACTGAACG GATCCAACAAAGAATTATCGAACGTCCGTGCCAACCGACGATCGCTGATCCGCAACGCGTCGGCCGACGAATTGGAAGTACTACTTTCCTTATACCAACTGTGTTTAGCCAACGGTCATGTCCCGGGCAAGGACCACGGACTTTCCCGACTGTTGGCTCACAACGCCGGATTTTACGGCTTGGCACTGGCCCTTGTCAGTAATCTAACCCGGACCCGCAGCCTCGCCTTGCAG TTGATGACGGCGCTTTGCAAAATGCCTGGCGGCCACTCACGTGTGTCCGAGGCATTGACCACGCTGCGCTTGAACATGGGGGAATCG gtGCGACTCAAACTCTTGAGCGGCATTGTGAATTCTACTGCCTCACGTGTCGAATCGCTGATCGAATCCACCGAGGATGGACTAACAGGCGGAGGAGACGTCGCCTACAACACGGACTCATCCCTTCGCTTCCTGGTTGAAGCCATGGCTTTTCTTAACTCTTTTGTCCAGTCCGCCTCCGATTTGAGGAATCAAGTCGTCATCCAGTGGGAGGTGGAGGAAGCTTCTCTCAACATTCACGCTCTCGCTCAG gTTGCCGATACGGTGAGAAGCCCGTTAGCCGCACAGCTAAGGCAAGAGCTCTCTGTCTGGAGCGAGAACCAAATAAATATTGCTTTACTTTTGGACCGGCTCACTAATGTTACCAGCACAAATGAAGCCCTTCGCAAAGATCTTCTCAGCTTGCGCTCACGATTGTTG GCTCTGGAGAGTGAAAAGAAACGCTTTAGCGAGTTTGAAAACGATATGAAAAAACGCTGCGCCGATCTGGAAACGGAGTTGACGACAATGCGCGATACGCACCCCATAACATCCTCCTCGTCCGTCGGCATTCAAGCGACCGACATAAGGATGGAAGATAAACTGGAGAGTAATAGTCGTCCGCTTCACGATTGGTACCACACGACAGGCAGTCATATGTCGTACGACGATGAGGACTACGACATCGACGACGTGATTGAAGAATTAAATAACATCGTCAACAGCGCCGAATCCGACATGAACACGGAAAAGAATAGCAGCAGTAACTGTGGCAGCACCACCAAAGACTCTGGTTCTTTCACTGAAGAACACCTGGTTCCCAAATATCTTCCACGTCCGCCTCCACGGCCGGAAGCCAAAAAATCATTAACCAACAGTCCGAATGCTGTTCACTTAGATGATTTAACGGGGGAAACCAGCGATTTTCCCATGGCGACAGTAATCAGCGGCACACCGGAAAGCAATCAAATTTCGTCCGATTCGGACATGGATGAACCAGGGCCAACCGAAATCAGCCGGAAGAAAATCACCCAGAGTTTTTTCCGGCAGAACAATAAACTGGACAACGAAAACGAGTGCGAAGACGAAAAAGCTTTCAACAGCAGCGTCTGCGAAAGCGATTGGGACAAAACGCAAATACTTCGAAGAAATATCAGAAAGTCCTTCGGCTCAGTCGAGGGTAGCAGCCGGGGAATTTCAATCGAAGACATGACCGAAGATAAAATTAAACCCGACATTTTACGTGCAATTCCGACTCGACTATTCCACAAATCTTGGGACGTATTAGAAGCTCGTAGTCCCATGTACACGGATGACATGATAATCAATAACTCTTCTGCCAACATGCAAGATGGGCCTATTCTACCGACCACTAGACGAAGACACGCCAGCGTTGACAATCTGAATGCTTTACAGCGGGAAAGTCCCATCTTTATTCATCCGATGGTGCATCATCCTAACCTCAGAGATCGAGCCACCGAAGAAATGCTGATGTTCGAgcaccaacagcaacagcgcTTCCTAATGGGACACAGTCCTCTATCTCAGCATATGTATCGCCATCCGGAACACTTCCATGATTCACCAATGTCACCCGTAGACCCGACAGCCCATTTGGGCGATCTGCAAGTTGGCGACGTTTTCTCATTCCCAGGACAGTACTCGGGACATTCTGGACGCGCAAGTTCACGCACTACTGATCACAGCAgcagaaaaagcaaaagaaatcaCGAAATAGACAACCCTAGCAACAGTAAACCGGGTAGTCGAAATTCCTTTGCGTTTGCCAGTCTTATTCCTGGATTTATCAAATCGTCGTTTGGCAGTTCTCGAGACTCGTCTTCTAAATCGAGCCGGGAGGAATGGGAAAATTTCCATGCCGAAAAAGTACTGATGAAAGATTACAGACAGCACTTTCAACCGCATCAGTCGATACTACCATCGGTGTTGCGACATTCAACAGACTTAGAAATGAATCCTGCAGAATTCTGGCCTCCCTCCTTTCAAGCCATGCCGTTCCGAAATATTCCACAGCAATTAAGTGATACCGACCCCAGAAGAAGCCAAAGAAATCGGTCGATTCGGTTATCTTCTCCCACTCAAATGGGACGTGGCATTCACACGAACGCCAACAGAATTGCAAAACTGATGGACCATCCTTCGGGAATGTACTGA